Sequence from the Prionailurus bengalensis isolate Pbe53 chromosome A3, Fcat_Pben_1.1_paternal_pri, whole genome shotgun sequence genome:
CGCAAGTTCCTACTATTCTCCATAAGAACATTTattcttctggggtgcctgggtggctcagtcggttaagcatccaacttccgctcaggtcatgatctcgcagttcgtgggtttgagtcccgcgtcaggctctgtgctgacagcgcatagcctggaacctgcttcggattctgtctccccctccctctgcccctccctcactcatactgtgtctctctctgtctctcaaaaattagataagcgttaaaaaaatttttaataaaaacaattttaaaaaaaaagaatattcattcttCTTCTGCACCAAGCTTCATATTCTGCTTAGTTGAcgttttatgattttattgtattttgtgaTCTCATGCTCTTCCAGATCTCCAGGGTCCCTAAGCCAATTCTGAGACCTCTGGGCTGGTCCCTAGACCCCTGTTTCTTTTGGCTCTGTTCTGAGGAGTGGGTACTGATCAAGCATTCCAAAGGCTGAAGGCTGGACTCCCCTCTCTTTGTCCAGAAGAAAATTCACACTGGCCTTCACTAAGGCCTTGATGGCTTGCGGGTTCATTGGCTTCACCTCCACCACCGAGGCTCCCACACCTACCTCCCTTTCCTGCCTGGTTACCTGTGCCCAGACACTTGAGCCTCTCACTGGGAAGGTGCGTTTGAAGCTGGATGAATAGACAAGTCGCTACATGGAAATAGAAACTCCAAGGGGTAAAAGTCCGCTTCTTCATGAGTTCTAGGAGATAAGATGCGGAAATGAGAATAGTTGCCTTGATTTAGAAGAATCAAGGGGCAATACAATGCTCTTTTCTGCGTTTTCTATCTGTAAGCATATTTTTTCCCAACGGAAAACAGAAATGCTAACGGGAGATAGCAAGTCAGGACCCATTGACACGGCCAGTGGGAGCTTAAAGGTTTCCTTCACTGTCTCAAAGGCTGGAGGGCAAGCAGCTTCTCTAGAAGGTGGGGTCCTGGTCATGCAGGAGGGATCATTTCCCATGGGGAGGACTTTGGAGAAAGCCCCGCGGTGGAAGTGAGCTTGAGAGTAAAAAGCCTGGGGAACAAGGTGGTTCTGGGAGGCATCTGCCCAATTCTGATATTTACTCAACAACTGCTTCCCCGTCTAAGAAACACGTTGTGCGGCAAAGGCTATCGGAGGGGTGTTGTAAGTGGAACCTCGAAGGAAGTGCTAAGCTGGGAGCAGGCCAGCCCCGGACCTGCCGAGACAACATTCCAAAGAGCCACTGGCCCAGCCCTGTTCTGTGCATCTGAAGTTCACTGATATTTCAGGTAACTTGGGCCAAATTCTGGGTGCAACTGCCCAGGCAGATTGTGAGCTCTCATGGAGAGGTGCAGGGTCCAGTCCCACTAAGGGGCAGAGACAATGAGCCCAGTCGCTCTCTGGGCTGAGCGGGAGGAAATGATGAAGCTTGATGTATGCTTTCGACCCTCTGaattttgcctcttttctccGATGCccagcctgcccttggccttaCCAGCTCTGCCCCAAGCGCCGACCTGCTCCCCACAGAAATCAAAGGACTCAACGGGCCTCACAGGACTCATTCTTGATGCTCCCTTAGcctgccctcttccccctcttctccgCAGGGGCTCTCTCCTCACTCCCTTGTTGGCTTCCGTCCCGCCTTCCTCTTCCAGAACTTGCTGCCTGTGCCGATTTCCCTCTGCCTTGGACTCCTGCGGCTGTTCGCATTCTACCTCCTGTGCCTACCTCAGTACCTTGGACTCGTCTTatggatttccttatttttacctACAGCCCTGTCAGTGTCAGAGAGTGCCTGCGACCCCTCCAGGAAACAGCCAGGGGCTTGGCACCCACTGTTCCTCAGCAGAGAAGCTCTCTTCCCCTCCGCCTACGCAACCACTGCTCACTCACTCCTTCACCAGCTCCCCTGACCCCCAGGCCAAGCCAGGCGGCACTGGCACGTGCTCTTGGGGCTCCCTGCACCGTCCTTCTAGCCCCAAACTTCATTACACATTTATTATGCGGCGTTTGGCTGGTCTGTCCCCTGTGCTACAGAAGCTTCAAAAGGGCAGGGGTCATGGCTGCCCTGCTCCCATGCTATCCCTGTTGCCCAGTGCTTACTGAACTGGTATTAATGGGACGACCGAGGGTAGGGGCCTTTATCCACTCTACTGTTACATCTTCAGGACACCCAAGAGGCGCTCAGAAAGGGGAGGCTGTGTCCACCGCACCCTGGCTGTGGGGCAACTGGCTGGCATGCCACCTCTCGGGGTGGAGCCTGCAGGGACAGGAAAGGCGCCCAGTGCTGGCCAAGTCCATTAcattactttgaatgtaatgAGGTCCCTTTGGGTGGAAGTCACATAGGGAGCAGGGACTCTAcctcccctcttttttaaaaaaactttttttaattttttttttcaacgtttatttatttttgggacagagagagacagagcatgaacgggcgaggggcagagagagagggagacacagaatcggaaacaggctccaggctctgagccatcagcccagagcccgacgcggggctcgaactcccggaccgcgagatcgtgacctggctgaagtcggacgctcaaccgactgcgccacccaggcgcccctaaaaaaactttttgatgtttatttatttttgaaagagagagagagacagcaccggaaggggagggcagagagcgagggagacacagaatccgaagcaggctccaggctccgagctgtcagctcggagctcgacgcggggctcgaatccctgaaccatgagatcatgacctgagccaaagtcagacgctcaaacgactgagccacccaggcgcccctctatcccCCCTCTTTAAAGACAGTCCACCCTCCATGCCTGCGCCCTTGACAACTAGACAATGCCGGCCCCTGCTTTGTGCTCAGAATCTCAGAGCCTGGCGATGACTCTCTCAGGTGGTGGGGGACCACCACGTCTCCCTGGCGCTAGGAAACATGGACCTAGAAGAGGTTGGGAGCAAACAAAAAAGATCACAGGCCGTGGTTTGTTGTCACCGGAGGCAACGGAGCACAGGTGCCCATCCGCCCACCAAAGGACAGCTCTCTGATGGGCAACTGCCACCTCTAGTTTCGAAATGTGTCGATTTTATTCAGTAGGCGTGGAGGTAGTGGGGACAGTCTGCCTTCTAGAGTCAGGAGGTCCAGCTGCCTTCCGTGTGGTCTGGGCACATTTCCTGTCCACTCTGAGCTTTTATAGTGGGATGACACCTACTGGAAGGGCTCGGTGGGGTCACATGGAGGTCAAGTGGGCAACGTGCACATGGCAGGGCTGGGCGCTTAGTAGGCCATCAGCAATGATAgctccctctgctctcctgggGCCAAGGCAGCCGTGACTGCCAGTAATTCCTCCGCCCAGGAGCTGCCCTCATTGCTTCATGCCATGGGTGGAAATGTGGGGCGGTGGGGTgactatgaaaataaaatcccTTGAGGTAAGTGCTGGCCCAGGGGAGCTCTCTGAATTCCGACCTTCATCCAGCTTTTCTATCCACAAACCCGGATCAGGACTTCCATTCTTGTATATCCAGTCAGGGAGGAAAAGTCCAGAGCCCTGTCAGACTAGGCAGAGATCCCCCAGGGAATAGGTGCCCACTGCCACACTCAAGATGACCACTAAGACTGGATTTGGGTGCCTGCACGGAGCATGGCATTTGGTTGGCAGTTGCCCATCTGAAGTATTGTCTTAATCAAATGTTTGCAGCATTGGAGACACAGCATCATTCAGGTTCAAGGCTGAGTTCTACCAGTCACCAGCTGGGTGGCCCTGGGCAGCtattaacttctctgagcctccaaaCTTCATCAGGAAAACAGGAGTCATTCTAAGTCCTCAGCAGCAAACCACATTGCTTATTGGCCATTCCTGTCCCATGAATCTTTCCCTAAAAAGGTCCCTCACCTTCCTCCCGATTCCTTCCCCTGGCATACAAGCTGGAAGTAACCTCCTGTGCCCCCAGGATGGTGTCGCAATTGTCATTTTCTCCTTTGCAGAAACCCACTCTAGGCCGTGTTACTATTTTGACAGAAGCCTCAGTTCTACCCAGACTGACCCCCACATTCACACCCACTGTGCCACGACCACAGACACTGCAGTGAGTTATTAGTGACCGAGGTTGTTTTTTCATACCCTGCTGGGAACCAAAGTATGTCCTGGGCTTCTTATAAATACGAACCACCTAAACCATCAGCAAGCGGCTCAGAGCACCCTCCGGAAGCTCTGCTGCGAAATGAAGACAGACCTGTCTCTACTTACTGATACTCTTTATGTTCAGAGTCATTTCATTTCCTCCTtgggcagtcagcacagagaAGGCTGGGTCCATCCTGGCATGGGATAAACATTTTGGGGGCACTTACCATGGGCTGGGTTCTTGGCTGGGCACCAAAGATATGATACAacagggaaggaagcaggcagatgggggatgggggtggcggACGCCCTGCAGAAGGTAGAGTGTGGTCAGGAAAATAAACATCAAGCAAAGGACTACGGGTAAGATGAGGTGTTCAGAGAGGtcagaggttcagagaggtcaaaGCCTCTTCTTGACCTTGGCCGGGAGAGGTCCTGGTCCTGGGGGACCTGGCGGAGGCCACAATGGCACCCTGGGACTCAAGCCACCAAAGTCAGCAGCCCCAAGGCTCACAGAGGCACAGTGGGATTTTCTCATTTCAGTTGCCTGGTGTCTCTCCATGAATAGTCAGAATGAACAGCTCATGGGCATGGCTTTTGGCTTTGGAAAGTGTGTCCAAGAATTTACTTCTCCCTGTAGGGACTGGGAGAAAAAGCTGTATAGAGGGGAAAGACGGAAGGTCCCACTGGGAAGAGGGAGCCCTGTGCCCTGCTATCTGCTGTGGGTGACGCACCAGGAAGTCTGAGCTGGAGCCACGTCCTGAACTGCCAGCAGATTTTGGGCTTTAGGATTTGGAGAAGAACACTCaatatctaaattaaaataaatggacaACTACTGGAGTCTGAtacctgttttaaaataaaggcaataaataaataaataaataaataaatcataatccagaaacacacacacacacacacacacacacacacacacacaatccaggCAGTCAGAGGACATGGGGAGGAGGAGTCCTCCCACCCACAGAGCCCCGGGATTCCTGCTCcgagagaaggggaaaaatttGCTCTAAAGGGCTCCTTTCTGTCCTTAAATTCAATGCGGACTTGCCCCAGCACCACCACCAGCAGCCCTCCCCCAGGGGTCACACGGCGGAGAGCAGCCCCCTACGCTCAGACGGGagaaggggtgggtgggagagctGGTCTGACGCCTCTGCAGACCGCCAGGCTGCAGCCGAGGGTTACTCTTCCCACTTGAGCCTGAACGTGAAGGTCGCGCGTATCAGCGCGCCCAGAGTTAAGATGAAGGACACCAATTTAAGAACAGGTAAAGCAGATGTGGCCCTAGGGGTGTCACAATGGGAAGTTTGCGGGGCCTAGCTATTGACGGTTGTTTTTCTCAAGGGATGGTGACCACGTGCAAAGCGTGCAAAGCGCCTCGCCAAAGTGGCTCTGTCCGCCTCCGGGTTGGGGGTGGCGCCGGAGTGGGTCGCAGGAGTCAGGCTCCCGCCTCCAGCTCCGCAAGCCCGCGGCGCGCTCtccaggtggggcagggcggCGCCCGCGGCGCGCACCGGGGACCTGGGCGGGGACGGGGCGGGCGGTGACCAGGGCTCCTCCCTTTTCGACCCCGAGCTCCCTGCTCTTAACCCGCGCGCGGGGGCGCCCGGGCCACTGGGTTCCGCAGAGCGAGCTAGCGGTCAGTGCAAAGCCAGAGCCGCGCGCGTCCAGACCCGAGGCCGACGCCAGCACGCCGGCATGGCCCCCGCAGCGGCGTCGGGTGGCAGTACCCTGCCCAGCGGCTTCGCGGTCTTCACCACCTTCCCGGACCTGCTCTTCATCTTAGAGTTTGTGAGTCGCCGGCGCGCCCGCGCCTGTGCTAGGGAAGGGGCGGAATGGTGGTGACTGCGCGGGTCcccggagcacctgggtagcGAGGCCACAGTGAGGAAAaagtctctctcctcccaccttccaGTCGTTTGACCCCCTCTAGCCAAGGGCAATGGGGTAAACAGTCCCCAGGACCTCGGTGGAAAAACCAAATTCCCAGGATGGGTCAGATGTTGGAAACAGGCCCCGGGTCCACTCGTAGCGCGCGCGTTCCAGAGCTGCGCTCCCAAACCGCTTCATAGGTGCCGCGCCGAGTATGCCCTTCCTGGAGGGCGACGTCCTTGGAGAAGCGTCCCGCTTTTCCCTGGGTTAGGATTtcgtttaaaaacaaacaaacaaaaaaaaaagaatcaaaagaaaccCGAGTACGTGTTACCAGCCGAGGTTTGGAGATTGGGTTGGTGTCGTAGGAGGGGCAGAATCTGGATTATTCTCTTCTGGCTTTTGAAAGTTTCTGGCGAGTGGCCGTACTTGCCACAACTTTGATCGGGGAAATAAACAGGCGTGGTTTGCTCCGCTGCAGTCGTTCTGCCCTGCGCGacgggtggggggaagagagagggactgGCCGTGAGCGGTCCTGTGCCTCGGCTGACCTTGAGCAGCGGGAGCCCCGCTGCACCCGCGGCTGGCCGGCCGTTCCTTAAGCCCGAGCCGCACAGCCTCCGCCGGCGGCGGCTTCGGAGAGCGCTTCCCACTCTAGGCTTCTGGTAAAGTGATCACCCTGTGGGGAAGTTCCGACCGCCCTCAGCCTAACCTCCGCAGGGGCTGCGGCCCCTTACCTGGGAGAGGGCATGGTGTGTTTACTCTGTGGGTGTGGTGCGTTGAGGTCACAGAGACTCCTTCCCTGCACCCCGACCTCAGAAGTGGCCGCCCGGAAAGTTGGTCGAAAAAGAAACTGCCCACACCTGACTGTGTAAAAATAAACGGGACCCCGGCTTCTTTCCGTCTGATTGGAGGCAGGAGGGTGTGAACAGCAAAGGGAGCAGGTTCTGGTCTCCGTGGAGATGGTGGAGGAAAGGGCCAAGGGGGCTGAGGTTCCCTGGGGCACCGTATCCTTGCAGTTGTGTGACTTGGGTTGAGCCCAAACCTGGATGTATCCAGAATGACTTCAAAACCTGGCGCTGGCCAGAATCAAGGAAGTGACATCTAGAAGGAACTCTGGACACCACTAAGCCCAGCCCTACCTACAATTTACGGATAGGCCCAGAGGGGATAGGCCCAGAGGGGAGGGGCTTGCATCCCCTGGAACATTCTTTTTCCAGATGGCTCATCTGAGTGCTTCTCCTCTGCAGTCAGCCTGTGCTTGCCGAACGCTGGATTTCTGAAAAGAGCATATAGACCTGCGGCTTGGGAATAAGTATTGGGTGGTTCCTTCAGAGGCTACTCTTTACAAAGGCAGGAGTTTCATAACCAAAAGAGATGCGGGCTGATGCTGAGGTGTGATGGGGCAAGGGAGATTTTTAAGCAGCAAAAGGTCTCCTTAGTGTCTCTTACATTGCCCTCGTGAGTGGCTGATTCTGCCTTTGTAGCTCTTCGAGGAACACTAAAACAAGAATCGGGAAAGAGTGTGTTACTTCAGCTCCAGGCAGAAGACTGGGGCCCCGTCCTCCTGCCGCCCTGACAAGAATGGGCTCAGGTGGCCGCagggggtggcaggtgggggcGGAGGGGTGCTGGCCTCACCGAGGGGACAAGCCTCCCAATGCCTCCTCTCGGTATCACAGCTTAGGGGAAGGAGTGCTCCCGAGGGTCGGAACCGCCCAGCCAGGCAGAGCCAAACAGGGCGATCTGCTGGGTGGGAACAGGAGGATACCCCACTGCCAAAACCCACCAAGTGAAAGCGGAAGGCTGGAGGTGGGAAATCTCAGAACCACGGAGTAGTGGAAATTTACTCCTCCCGGGGCGGTTTTGTGACCTGACATAGTAGGGGCTTCGGGAAGAAataattctttcctgcttggaaCTTTCCTCTGGGCTGTctgagaagtgattttttttttttctcctcaaccCTTGCCCtgctccctcacctccctccttccccccccccccccacttcctgagAGACCTAGGGTGCCTCAGTGGTCTCTCTCAACCTCTATCCAAAAGGACACACAACCCAGTTAGAAAAT
This genomic interval carries:
- the MAL gene encoding myelin and lymphocyte protein isoform X2, with product MAPAAASGGSTLPSGFAVFTTFPDLLFILEFVFSYVATLLYVVHAVFSLIRWKSS